A stretch of the Pedobacter sp. MC2016-14 genome encodes the following:
- the metH gene encoding methionine synthase produces MNIREELEKRILIIDGAMGTMIQRYTLSEEDFRGERFKDHPCDVKGNNDLLNLTRPDIIKEIHTEYLKAGADIIETNTFSTQRISLADYQMETLDYEMSFEGAKIAKEAAAAFMQANPERKCFVAGAVGPTNRTLSISPDVNDPGYRALTFDELVDAYDAQVRGLVDGGSDLLMIETIFDTLNAKAAIFSIKKYEEVIGRKIEIMISGTITDASGRTLSGQTVEAFLNSVIHANPLSIGFNCALGAKEMRPHIEELAAKAGCYVSAYPNAGLPNEFGAYDEMPHETAHFVEDFIAHGFVNIVGGCCGTTPDHIGCIAAKAKSVAPRKIPVIEPYLRLSGLEPVTITPESIFVNIGERTNITGSPKFSKLILSGDFEAALTVARQQVEGGAQVIDVNMDEGMIDSEAAMTKFLNLIASEPDISKLPIMVDSSKWTVIEAGLKCLQGKGIVNSISLKEGEDKFRESARKIMVYGAAVVVMAFDEHGQADNFERRKEICKRSYDILVDEIGFPSEDIIFDPNILTVATGLEEHNNYAVDFINATRWIKENLPHAKVSGGVSNISFSFRGNNTVREAMHSAFLYHAIRAGLDMGIVNAGMLEVYQEIPPELLERVEDVLLNRRDDATERLVEFAETIKSKGKEIVRDEEWRKESVESRLSHALVKGIIEYLDNDVEEARQKYARPIQVIEGPLMDGMNIVGDLFGAGKMFLPQVVKSARVMKKAVAYLLPFIEQEKLDNPDQDQNSSAGKVLMATVKGDVHDIGKNIVGVVLACNNFEIVDMGVMVPAQEIIKKAREINADIIGLSGLITPSLDEMVHFAKEMEREGFTIPLIIGGATTSRIHAAVKVAPNYSGPAIHVLDASRSVTVCSTLMNKDTRDDYINGIRAEYDKAREAHLNKRSDKRFKSIEEARTNNFKIDTSLVAPAPAFTGTRIFENYPLEELVPYIDWTPFFHTWELRGSYPRILEDKVVGDEAKKLFKDAQVLLKRIVDEKLLTAKAVIGFWPAQASGDDIVLNVDGEEVVIHTLRQQAEKAEGQPYYALSDFIAQQDSGIPDYFGGFALTTGLGCDELVAEFEANYDDYNSIMAKALADRLAEAFAERMHELVRKEYWGYAKDEHLSNEDLIKEEYAGIRPAPGYPACPEHTEKGTLFELLDAEAKIGLRLTESYAMYPTAAVSGFYFAHPQSRYFGLGKITKDQIEDYALRKSMSVEEVERWLSPNLAYS; encoded by the coding sequence ATGAACATTAGAGAAGAATTAGAGAAAAGAATACTAATTATCGATGGTGCGATGGGTACCATGATCCAGCGTTATACACTTAGCGAGGAAGACTTTCGCGGTGAACGTTTTAAAGACCACCCCTGCGATGTTAAAGGTAATAATGATTTACTAAACCTTACCCGTCCCGACATCATTAAAGAGATTCATACCGAATACCTAAAGGCTGGCGCTGACATCATCGAAACCAATACTTTTAGTACGCAGCGCATTTCACTTGCAGATTACCAGATGGAAACACTGGATTATGAGATGAGTTTTGAAGGCGCCAAAATTGCTAAAGAAGCGGCAGCCGCCTTTATGCAGGCCAATCCTGAGCGTAAATGTTTCGTTGCTGGTGCTGTTGGGCCTACCAATAGAACACTTTCCATTTCGCCGGATGTAAATGATCCTGGCTACCGGGCATTGACTTTTGATGAACTGGTAGATGCGTACGATGCCCAGGTAAGGGGACTGGTTGATGGAGGGTCAGACTTACTGATGATCGAAACCATCTTTGATACCTTAAATGCCAAAGCAGCTATTTTTTCTATCAAAAAATACGAAGAGGTCATTGGCAGAAAGATAGAAATCATGATTTCCGGAACCATTACCGATGCTTCTGGAAGAACGCTTTCCGGACAAACGGTTGAAGCTTTTTTAAACTCTGTTATCCATGCAAATCCGTTAAGCATTGGTTTCAATTGTGCACTGGGTGCTAAAGAAATGAGGCCACACATTGAAGAACTTGCTGCAAAAGCAGGATGTTATGTCTCCGCTTATCCAAATGCAGGTTTACCGAATGAGTTTGGGGCTTATGACGAGATGCCTCATGAAACGGCTCATTTTGTAGAGGACTTTATAGCACACGGATTTGTAAATATTGTTGGTGGCTGTTGTGGTACCACACCAGATCATATTGGCTGTATTGCCGCTAAAGCTAAAAGTGTAGCACCGAGAAAAATCCCTGTTATTGAACCTTATTTGCGCTTAAGTGGTCTAGAACCTGTAACCATTACTCCAGAAAGCATTTTCGTTAATATTGGCGAACGGACCAATATCACAGGCTCACCAAAGTTCTCTAAACTGATTCTGAGTGGGGATTTTGAGGCGGCATTAACCGTAGCACGCCAGCAAGTAGAAGGTGGTGCACAGGTGATTGACGTGAACATGGATGAGGGTATGATCGATTCAGAAGCAGCTATGACTAAATTTCTGAACCTGATTGCCTCAGAACCGGACATCTCAAAGTTGCCTATTATGGTTGACTCTTCTAAATGGACGGTGATTGAAGCCGGACTAAAATGCTTGCAGGGCAAAGGAATTGTCAACTCCATTTCTCTAAAAGAAGGCGAAGATAAATTTAGAGAGAGTGCCAGAAAAATCATGGTATACGGTGCTGCCGTAGTTGTAATGGCCTTTGATGAACATGGACAGGCGGATAATTTTGAAAGAAGAAAAGAGATCTGTAAAAGGTCTTACGATATACTGGTAGATGAAATTGGCTTTCCTTCTGAAGACATCATTTTTGACCCTAACATTCTTACCGTAGCTACCGGACTAGAGGAACATAACAATTATGCAGTAGATTTCATCAACGCAACCCGCTGGATCAAAGAAAACCTACCCCATGCTAAAGTTAGTGGAGGTGTATCTAACATTTCCTTCTCTTTTAGAGGGAACAATACGGTACGTGAGGCGATGCACTCTGCTTTTCTATACCATGCTATACGTGCTGGTTTAGATATGGGGATTGTAAATGCCGGAATGCTGGAAGTCTATCAGGAAATTCCACCAGAATTGTTAGAACGTGTAGAGGATGTGTTATTGAACCGCCGGGATGATGCCACAGAAAGATTGGTAGAATTTGCAGAAACCATTAAATCAAAGGGTAAAGAGATTGTTCGTGACGAAGAATGGCGTAAAGAATCGGTAGAGTCTCGCCTTTCGCACGCGCTGGTAAAAGGGATCATCGAATACCTGGACAATGATGTAGAAGAAGCCAGGCAAAAATATGCCAGACCAATCCAGGTCATTGAAGGTCCGCTAATGGACGGAATGAACATTGTAGGTGACTTATTTGGCGCCGGAAAAATGTTCCTGCCACAGGTAGTTAAATCTGCGAGGGTAATGAAAAAAGCAGTAGCTTATTTGTTGCCTTTTATTGAACAGGAAAAACTCGACAATCCAGATCAGGATCAAAACTCTTCTGCGGGAAAAGTACTGATGGCCACTGTAAAAGGTGATGTTCATGACATCGGTAAAAACATTGTAGGTGTAGTATTGGCCTGTAATAACTTTGAAATTGTTGACATGGGCGTAATGGTACCTGCACAGGAGATCATTAAAAAAGCCAGGGAAATTAATGCAGATATCATTGGCTTGAGCGGACTGATTACGCCCTCATTGGATGAAATGGTACATTTTGCAAAAGAAATGGAGCGTGAAGGTTTTACCATTCCGTTGATTATTGGCGGCGCTACTACTTCCAGAATTCATGCAGCTGTTAAGGTTGCACCCAATTACTCCGGCCCGGCCATACATGTACTAGATGCTTCAAGAAGTGTAACCGTATGTAGTACATTAATGAACAAAGATACCCGTGATGACTATATCAACGGCATCAGGGCAGAATATGATAAAGCACGTGAAGCACATTTAAACAAACGTTCAGACAAACGATTCAAATCGATTGAAGAGGCACGTACTAACAACTTTAAAATTGACACCAGCCTGGTTGCTCCGGCCCCGGCCTTTACAGGAACCCGGATTTTCGAAAACTACCCGTTAGAAGAACTGGTACCTTATATAGACTGGACCCCATTTTTTCATACCTGGGAATTGCGTGGCAGTTACCCAAGGATACTTGAAGATAAAGTGGTAGGCGACGAAGCGAAAAAGCTTTTTAAGGATGCCCAGGTATTGCTTAAAAGAATTGTAGATGAAAAGCTCCTTACTGCAAAAGCAGTAATCGGTTTCTGGCCTGCACAAGCTTCCGGAGATGACATTGTACTCAATGTTGACGGTGAAGAAGTAGTTATCCATACTTTGCGTCAGCAGGCAGAGAAAGCAGAAGGCCAGCCTTACTATGCGCTATCTGATTTTATAGCCCAGCAAGATAGTGGTATACCTGATTATTTTGGTGGTTTCGCCTTGACAACAGGTTTGGGCTGCGATGAGCTGGTCGCAGAATTTGAAGCAAATTACGACGACTATAACAGCATTATGGCCAAAGCCCTGGCAGATCGTTTAGCGGAGGCTTTTGCCGAAAGGATGCATGAATTGGTGCGTAAAGAATACTGGGGTTATGCTAAAGATGAACACTTGAGCAATGAAGACTTAATTAAAGAAGAGTATGCTGGTATCAGGCCCGCTCCTGGTTATCCTGCATGCCCGGAACACACAGAAAAAGGAACGCTCTTCGAATTGCTGGATGCTGAAGCTAAAATTGGACTTAGACTTACAGAAAGTTATGCGATGTACCCTACCGCAGCGGTAAGTGGCTTTTACTTTGCACACCCACAATCCAGGTATTTTGGTTTAGGTAAAATTACCAAAGACCAGATTGAGGATTACGCGCTAAGAAAAAGCATGTCTGTTGAAGAGGTGGAAAGATGGCTTAGCCCTAACCTTGCCTATTCATAA
- the metF gene encoding methylenetetrahydrofolate reductase [NAD(P)H], producing the protein MKIIDHISNAKGKTLFSFELLPPIKGQSIKGIFDAIDPLMEFNPPFIDVTYLREDYIYKQHSNGLLEKVAYRKRPSTVATCAAIMNKYKVDAVPHLICGGFTKEETENALIDLQFLGIDNVLALRGDARKSDSMFIPTPNGHAYASDLVKHVSDMNKGKYLHDDMDSAEKTDFCIGVAGYPEKHFESPNLDTDFSYLKLKVDMGAEFIVTQMFFDNQKYKAFVEKCRAHGINVPIIPGLKPITNSKQLIGLPKIFHLDIPLDLTNAIQACSTEKQVKEVGIEWMINQCKELREMGAPVLHFYTMGNPEPTKRIAQAIF; encoded by the coding sequence ATGAAGATCATAGACCATATCAGTAACGCAAAGGGTAAAACCTTATTCTCATTTGAACTTTTACCACCCATAAAAGGACAAAGTATCAAAGGTATTTTTGATGCCATTGACCCATTAATGGAGTTTAATCCTCCGTTTATAGATGTAACTTATCTACGTGAAGATTACATTTACAAACAGCACAGCAACGGTTTACTGGAAAAAGTAGCCTACCGTAAACGTCCAAGTACAGTGGCTACCTGTGCTGCCATTATGAATAAATACAAGGTAGATGCCGTACCGCATTTGATTTGCGGCGGTTTTACCAAGGAGGAAACAGAAAACGCATTGATTGACCTGCAGTTTTTGGGTATAGATAATGTACTTGCACTGCGTGGTGATGCCAGAAAAAGCGACAGCATGTTCATTCCAACTCCAAATGGTCATGCTTATGCTTCTGACCTGGTTAAACATGTATCAGACATGAATAAGGGCAAGTATCTGCACGACGATATGGACAGTGCAGAGAAAACAGATTTTTGTATAGGTGTTGCAGGCTATCCCGAGAAACATTTTGAATCCCCTAACCTGGATACAGACTTTAGCTATTTAAAATTAAAGGTAGATATGGGTGCAGAGTTTATTGTTACCCAAATGTTTTTTGACAACCAGAAATACAAGGCCTTTGTAGAAAAATGCCGTGCCCACGGCATTAATGTACCCATTATTCCGGGACTTAAACCAATTACTAACAGCAAACAGTTGATTGGCCTGCCTAAAATATTCCATCTGGATATTCCGCTAGACCTTACCAACGCCATTCAGGCTTGTAGCACTGAAAAGCAGGTAAAAGAAGTTGGTATTGAATGGATGATCAACCAGTGTAAAGAACTGCGTGAAATGGGTGCGCCTGTTTTGCATTTCTATACCATGGGAAATCCAGAGCCAACAAAAAGAATTGCTCAGGCTATCTTTTAA
- the thrC gene encoding threonine synthase, whose product MRLYSTNNKELNVDFATAVFNSMPQDKGLYMPVEIPQLDADFIENIGSYSLPEIAFKVASALLGDAIPAAALKALVEDAINFDAPARKLDENTYVLELFHGPSLAFKDFGARFMSRVMAYFLKDGEQLLDVLVATSGDTGGAVALGFLGVPNTRVTILYPKGKVSEIQELQLCTNGQNIHAIEIDGTFDDCQHLVKQAFADADLNEKLRLTSANSINISRLIPQTFYYFNAYAQLAREGKKKVVFAVPSGNFGNIAAGLMAYKMGLPVHQFIAATNANDTVPRFLESGVYQTRPSVQTYANAMDVGAPSNWVRIMDLFDDSREEVLKVVSSSRYTDEETLQAIKDIDQQYNYVACPHTAIAWLALEGYKRAHAEENFAGVFLSTAHACKFPDIFPEDIAAKIEIPAQVLELIDKEKGATVMDTDFKNFKNYLLNL is encoded by the coding sequence ATGAGATTATATAGTACCAACAATAAAGAATTAAATGTAGACTTTGCTACAGCAGTTTTTAACAGTATGCCCCAGGATAAGGGCTTGTATATGCCTGTAGAAATTCCTCAGCTGGATGCTGATTTTATTGAAAATATAGGCAGTTATTCCCTGCCAGAGATTGCCTTTAAGGTAGCCTCTGCCTTATTGGGAGATGCTATCCCCGCCGCAGCTTTAAAAGCTTTGGTTGAAGATGCCATCAACTTTGACGCACCTGCCAGAAAACTGGATGAAAATACTTATGTGCTTGAATTGTTTCATGGTCCTTCTTTGGCCTTTAAGGATTTTGGTGCACGTTTTATGAGCCGTGTGATGGCCTATTTTTTAAAAGATGGAGAGCAGTTGCTGGACGTACTGGTAGCTACCTCGGGTGATACTGGAGGTGCCGTTGCACTTGGTTTTTTGGGTGTGCCAAACACCAGGGTAACCATTTTATACCCCAAAGGTAAGGTGAGTGAAATTCAGGAATTGCAATTGTGTACCAATGGACAAAATATCCATGCCATAGAAATTGATGGTACCTTTGATGATTGTCAGCATTTAGTTAAGCAGGCTTTTGCTGATGCGGACTTAAATGAAAAACTGCGGTTAACCTCTGCAAATTCTATTAATATTTCCAGGCTTATACCGCAGACTTTCTATTATTTTAATGCCTATGCACAGCTGGCAAGGGAAGGTAAAAAGAAAGTAGTATTTGCAGTGCCCAGCGGTAATTTTGGAAACATAGCCGCAGGTTTAATGGCCTATAAAATGGGCTTGCCCGTACATCAGTTTATTGCAGCTACCAATGCCAATGATACTGTGCCAAGGTTTCTGGAAAGTGGCGTATACCAAACCCGCCCTTCGGTACAAACTTATGCCAATGCGATGGACGTGGGTGCGCCAAGCAATTGGGTACGCATTATGGACTTGTTTGATGACAGTCGTGAAGAAGTTTTAAAAGTAGTGAGCAGTTCTCGTTATACAGATGAGGAAACTTTGCAAGCCATCAAGGATATTGATCAGCAATACAACTATGTAGCTTGTCCGCATACGGCAATTGCGTGGCTGGCTTTAGAAGGATATAAACGAGCGCATGCCGAAGAAAACTTTGCCGGTGTATTTTTATCAACGGCACATGCTTGTAAATTTCCTGATATTTTTCCTGAAGATATAGCCGCTAAAATAGAAATACCTGCGCAGGTTCTGGAATTGATAGATAAAGAAAAAGGTGCAACGGTGATGGATACTGATTTCAAAAACTTTAAAAATTACCTGCTTAACCTTTAA
- a CDS encoding homoserine kinase, giving the protein MKESIKVFAPATVANVVCGYDVLGFAVNEPGDEVIMRLTGKPGIHISKITGDDGRLPLDPAKNTVSASVQHYLNHIGKPDLGLEIELHKKMPIGSGLGSSSASTVAGLFAVNSLLDNLLTNMELVPFAMKGEELACGYGHADNVAPALLGGFVLIRSYEPLDIISLPSPEGLYAAIVYPEVDVPTKDARQMIRSKVFLKDAVTQWGNVAGLVSGLFLKDYDLIGRSMTDILIEPTRSILIPEFYKLRSIAMEAGAIGFGISGSGPSVFALTKDEATAAKITQSLQAHLKGISINSLSFVSKVNEKGPVVLD; this is encoded by the coding sequence ATGAAAGAATCAATAAAAGTTTTTGCACCCGCTACCGTAGCCAATGTAGTTTGTGGTTATGATGTACTGGGTTTTGCGGTTAATGAGCCGGGTGATGAAGTAATTATGCGCTTAACTGGTAAACCGGGTATCCATATCTCTAAAATCACGGGCGACGATGGTCGTTTGCCTTTAGACCCGGCCAAAAATACAGTGAGTGCAAGTGTGCAACATTACTTAAACCACATTGGTAAACCTGATTTGGGTTTAGAAATAGAATTACACAAAAAAATGCCAATTGGCAGCGGCCTGGGCTCTAGTTCTGCAAGTACTGTAGCAGGCTTATTTGCCGTGAATTCTTTGCTGGATAATTTACTAACCAACATGGAGCTGGTACCTTTTGCCATGAAAGGTGAGGAACTGGCATGTGGTTATGGACATGCCGATAATGTTGCACCAGCATTATTAGGTGGCTTTGTCTTGATCAGAAGTTATGAACCGCTTGATATTATCAGTTTGCCTTCTCCAGAGGGATTGTATGCTGCAATTGTATATCCGGAAGTAGATGTGCCTACCAAAGACGCACGTCAAATGATCCGCAGTAAGGTGTTTTTAAAGGATGCTGTAACACAATGGGGTAATGTTGCTGGCTTGGTAAGCGGTTTGTTTCTGAAAGATTATGATTTGATTGGAAGGAGCATGACTGATATTTTAATTGAGCCAACACGGTCTATCCTAATTCCGGAGTTCTATAAGCTGCGCAGCATAGCCATGGAAGCTGGCGCCATAGGATTTGGAATCTCGGGCTCTGGTCCTTCTGTTTTTGCCTTAACAAAAGATGAAGCAACGGCAGCAAAGATTACACAAAGTCTGCAGGCACATTTAAAAGGAATTTCAATCAATAGCTTATCCTTCGTTTCTAAAGTGAATGAAAAAGGTCCGGTTGTTTTAGATTAA
- the thrA gene encoding bifunctional aspartate kinase/homoserine dehydrogenase I — MNILKFGGTSVGSVQSITALIDIVKQAQAKNSGSTEEPEYPVIILSAMGGVTNALLSMAENAVNAEPFSEDLKKIEEKHFEVIRTLLPAAAQNPVLTRLKIYFNELEDILQSVLNLRELSAQTKDLILSYGERCSAFMVSHIARQQFANAAFVDAAELVKTDSNFGQARVNTELTNLLIKDYYEGNRQNLLFVPGFIASNEDGRITTLGRGGSDYTAAIWAAALDAEEIEIWTDVDGMLTADPRMVKKAFSLAELSYTEAMELSYFGAKVIYPPTMIPAFMKRIPIVIKNTFNTAFPGTYIRHGAHSSALPIKGISSIDEISILNLSGSGMVGKAGFSGRLFSLLSREQINVVLITQSSSEHSITFAVKPADSLKALSLINKEFELELQARKLEYPEVENGMSILAIVGENMKRTPGMAGRLFNALGRNGVNIRAIAQGSSEYNISVILSKTDLAKAVNAVHDAFYEDHKKTLHIFCLGTGNIGKTLFAQLQYQMPFLRKNNDLEVQVMGISNTRTMLLNKDGISLENWSEELENNGEPADLSVFIKQMKAMNLPNCVFVDNTASQNPIQFYQDILQSSISVVTCNKIGNSADYEQYAAFKQAARKYGVDFYYETNVGAGLPIIKTLKDLMLSGDRVASIEAILSGTISYIFNNYKGDRLFHEVVKEAQDKGYTEPDPRDDLNGKDFMRKMLILARDAGYALEAEDVSIESMLPAACLAAATVEDFYQELENNTAYFEALKNTAAAANKVLRYIGKLEEGKVSITLQMVDDSHPFYMLSGSDNIISFTTDRYKDRPLVIKGPGAGAEVTAAGVFADIINVGKK; from the coding sequence ATGAATATTTTAAAATTTGGAGGTACATCAGTAGGGTCGGTTCAAAGCATCACAGCTTTAATCGATATTGTAAAGCAAGCACAGGCTAAGAATTCTGGAAGCACAGAGGAACCAGAATACCCCGTTATTATCTTGTCGGCTATGGGTGGGGTAACCAACGCTTTACTCTCAATGGCCGAGAATGCGGTAAACGCGGAGCCTTTTAGTGAGGATTTGAAGAAAATTGAAGAAAAACATTTTGAGGTTATCCGTACCTTGTTACCTGCTGCGGCACAAAATCCGGTGCTTACACGTTTAAAAATATATTTTAACGAACTGGAAGATATTTTGCAATCCGTATTAAATCTCCGTGAATTAAGTGCGCAGACCAAAGACTTGATTTTAAGTTATGGTGAGCGGTGCTCTGCCTTTATGGTTAGTCATATTGCCAGACAGCAATTTGCCAATGCTGCATTTGTAGATGCTGCAGAATTGGTAAAAACGGACAGCAATTTTGGCCAGGCGAGGGTAAATACTGAACTTACCAATTTGTTGATCAAAGACTATTATGAAGGTAATAGACAAAATCTATTGTTTGTGCCGGGTTTTATAGCCAGTAACGAGGATGGCCGCATTACTACCCTGGGCAGGGGCGGAAGTGATTATACCGCAGCAATATGGGCCGCAGCTTTGGATGCCGAAGAAATAGAGATATGGACTGACGTTGATGGTATGTTAACTGCAGATCCGCGGATGGTTAAAAAGGCATTCTCTTTAGCAGAGTTGAGTTATACAGAGGCGATGGAGTTATCTTACTTTGGTGCCAAAGTAATTTATCCGCCAACCATGATACCGGCTTTTATGAAACGTATTCCTATCGTGATAAAGAATACTTTCAATACTGCATTCCCGGGAACTTATATCCGTCATGGTGCCCATTCATCAGCTTTGCCTATAAAAGGTATTTCTTCTATTGATGAAATCAGTATCTTAAATCTTTCTGGTAGTGGCATGGTGGGTAAAGCAGGGTTTAGCGGGCGTCTCTTCTCTTTGCTGTCCAGAGAACAAATCAATGTGGTTTTGATTACGCAATCCTCTTCTGAGCACAGCATAACTTTTGCGGTGAAGCCTGCAGATTCATTGAAGGCACTTTCATTGATCAATAAAGAATTTGAGCTTGAACTTCAGGCACGTAAACTGGAATATCCGGAGGTAGAAAACGGCATGTCTATTTTGGCTATCGTAGGTGAAAATATGAAACGCACTCCTGGAATGGCAGGAAGGTTATTCAATGCGCTTGGCCGTAATGGTGTAAATATCCGTGCCATTGCACAAGGATCTTCAGAGTATAATATATCTGTAATCCTTTCTAAAACGGACCTGGCTAAGGCCGTTAATGCTGTTCATGATGCCTTTTATGAAGATCATAAAAAGACTTTACATATATTTTGTCTGGGTACCGGTAATATCGGTAAAACGTTGTTCGCTCAGTTGCAATACCAAATGCCGTTTTTAAGGAAAAACAATGACCTGGAAGTTCAGGTTATGGGAATTAGCAATACCCGCACAATGTTGCTAAACAAAGATGGCATCAGCCTTGAAAACTGGTCAGAGGAATTGGAAAATAATGGTGAACCAGCAGATCTTTCCGTGTTCATCAAGCAAATGAAGGCGATGAACTTGCCTAACTGTGTTTTCGTGGACAACACAGCCAGTCAGAATCCAATCCAGTTTTATCAGGATATATTACAATCCAGTATCTCTGTTGTTACCTGCAACAAAATTGGTAACTCTGCAGATTATGAACAATATGCTGCATTTAAACAGGCTGCCCGTAAGTATGGCGTAGATTTTTACTATGAAACCAATGTGGGTGCCGGACTGCCAATTATAAAAACATTAAAGGATTTGATGCTTAGTGGCGACCGTGTAGCGAGTATTGAGGCAATTTTATCGGGTACTATATCCTATATTTTTAACAATTACAAAGGCGACCGGTTATTTCATGAGGTTGTTAAGGAAGCGCAGGATAAAGGCTATACAGAACCAGATCCTCGCGACGACTTGAATGGTAAAGATTTTATGCGCAAAATGCTGATCCTTGCCCGTGATGCCGGATATGCATTGGAAGCGGAAGATGTGTCTATAGAAAGCATGTTGCCTGCAGCTTGTTTGGCGGCAGCTACGGTTGAAGATTTTTACCAGGAGCTGGAAAACAATACGGCTTATTTTGAAGCGCTAAAAAACACAGCAGCCGCCGCAAATAAGGTGCTTCGCTACATCGGAAAACTGGAAGAAGGAAAGGTTAGTATTACCCTACAGATGGTAGACGACAGTCATCCTTTTTATATGCTGTCTGGTAGTGATAACATCATTTCTTTTACCACAGACCGGTATAAAGATAGGCCATTGGTAATCAAGGGGCCTGGTGCAGGTGCTGAAGTAACAGCGGCTGGTGTATTTGCAGATATAATTAACGTAGGTAAAAAATGA
- the rsgA gene encoding ribosome small subunit-dependent GTPase A yields MQGLVIKSTGSWYQVHAENGVDYDCRIKGKFRIQGIQTTNPIAVGDQIEFELEPNSDQGVIHKLLDRKNYIIRKSINLSKQAQIIAANMDQAFLVVTLASPRTSLGFIDRFLATAEAYSIPAVLIFNKLDLFSPKGLEILEEYKHIYENIGYPCYTVSALKGTNIPQIEGLLKDKTTLFSGHSGVGKSSLINVLLPGRDIKTGEVSEASDKGQHTTTFAEMHTLPFGGYLIDTPGIRELGIFDIRPEELSHYFREMRDMMNQCKFNNCRHVNEPGCAVIKAVEAGEIEISRYESYLSIYHGNETRA; encoded by the coding sequence ATGCAAGGACTAGTCATTAAATCAACAGGAAGCTGGTATCAGGTACATGCCGAAAATGGCGTAGATTATGATTGCCGGATCAAGGGTAAATTCAGAATTCAGGGCATCCAAACCACAAATCCTATTGCAGTAGGTGATCAGATAGAATTTGAACTGGAGCCAAATTCTGATCAGGGCGTAATCCATAAACTACTGGACCGGAAGAATTATATTATCCGGAAATCCATTAACCTGAGCAAACAGGCTCAGATTATCGCGGCCAATATGGACCAGGCATTTTTAGTAGTTACACTCGCTTCTCCCCGCACTTCACTGGGATTTATAGACCGTTTTCTGGCTACTGCCGAAGCTTATAGTATTCCTGCAGTATTAATCTTCAATAAACTCGATCTTTTTAGCCCAAAGGGCCTGGAGATTTTGGAAGAATACAAGCACATCTATGAAAACATTGGGTACCCATGTTATACCGTTTCTGCTTTAAAAGGCACCAATATCCCTCAAATTGAAGGTTTACTTAAAGACAAAACAACACTGTTTTCCGGCCATTCTGGTGTAGGAAAATCCAGTTTAATCAATGTATTACTTCCCGGAAGAGACATTAAGACCGGCGAAGTTTCTGAAGCGAGCGACAAAGGTCAACATACCACAACCTTTGCCGAAATGCATACCCTGCCTTTTGGCGGTTACCTGATTGATACACCCGGCATCCGGGAATTGGGGATATTTGACATTCGTCCGGAAGAACTAAGCCACTATTTCAGGGAAATGAGAGACATGATGAACCAATGTAAGTTTAACAATTGTCGTCATGTAAACGAACCCGGCTGTGCCGTCATTAAAGCTGTAGAAGCAGGAGAAATAGAAATCAGCAGGTACGAAAGCTATCTGAGCATTTACCATGGCAACGAAACAAGGGCTTAA